In Methanocella sp., a single genomic region encodes these proteins:
- the rpsJ gene encoding 30S ribosomal protein S10, whose amino-acid sequence MAAQKARIRLSGTSPTKLDDVCGQVKKIAEKTGVSISGPVPLPTKRLVVPTRKSPSGEGTATWEHWEMRVHKRLIDIDADERALRQLMRIQVPKDINIEIVLKD is encoded by the coding sequence ATGGCAGCACAAAAAGCAAGGATCAGGCTTTCCGGCACTTCTCCGACAAAGCTCGACGACGTTTGCGGTCAGGTAAAGAAGATCGCCGAAAAGACAGGCGTAAGCATTTCGGGACCTGTTCCTTTACCGACGAAGCGTCTGGTCGTACCGACCAGAAAGAGCCCGAGCGGCGAAGGCACGGCGACCTGGGAACACTGGGAAATGCGTGTGCATAAGAGGCTCATCGACATCGACGCCGACGAGCGTGCTCTCAGGCAGCTAATGCGCATCCAGGTGCCCAAGGACATTAACATCGAGATCGTCCTGAAAGATTAA
- a CDS encoding elongation factor 1-alpha C-terminal domain-related protein: VKEENPAFIKAGDPAIVLVRPTRPMCIEKVKEIPQLGRFAIRDMGQTIAAGVVIDITPR; the protein is encoded by the coding sequence GTCAAGGAAGAGAACCCGGCCTTCATCAAGGCGGGCGACCCGGCCATCGTGCTCGTAAGGCCCACCAGGCCCATGTGCATCGAGAAGGTCAAGGAGATCCCGCAGCTCGGCAGGTTCGCTATCCGTGATATGGGCCAGACCATCGCTGCCGGTGTCGTGATCGACATCACCCCGAGGTAA